Below is a window of Humulus lupulus chromosome 2, drHumLupu1.1, whole genome shotgun sequence DNA.
AAAGCAAAACCATTATGCTAAAcgattgtgttgttatattcagttttttgttcatcaaaatcggGTTGAAtaatctatttgaatcattttataaaacacatagtccgaaaatgtataaaccctaaaaaataaCTCCTAACTCATTTTGGTACTCTCTATTACTATCAAAAGCCAAGTCTGAGGACAATGAATCAGAGAAAAAGGCTTTGATTAGAAGATCAATAGCTTGAGCCTAATTTAGCCACACCAAAAGAGCAAGTGAATCTGCTTGaaattgttgggttttatgccattataaaaccacatttcttatataattcattcattatcaatgaagtaatataaattattttgttcaatcaaattgcgttgtttacatgttttattacataattaattattattaatacaaacgtttataaaatctcgaacatatgtatagttacaattatagtgacttggccacagtggattataattgtaattatatgttcaaaaatatttGTCCTAAAATTAAATCAGTACActggatttttactgattgggtaatctacgaaaagatctacttacacatctagtgtgatgtcatatccaggacattaaccaAGTAGACAAGATcatatgtattttgttacattggactggatcgatattgattattgacaagataagtaagtatcgttattgtctaatctaatcatatcacaacattgaccataggttaattcaatcttaattctgagtgattaatattctgctaattgtattattcaagtgttttgatttgttcattaccagcttaccctacggactagctaatacttacatattggaggtttggtagtataattgagtgagattatttatcatagatatgaaatctatagcttctgtttaagaagtgaaacgacgATTTctttatagcttggttcaagtgttaaatgatacagtactcatttctgtaattaaatttacggaaatatcatttacaatgaactttgtgggagttaaggataaattaccaatgaggggtaaaacggtaattttcacatGTCTCATTAGTAGATTATCTATGGAGAATTGAATGAtgattatggttataacaatggataacatatttagaTTTGGTGTAAAAcgttatatgaattcaagagtgcaattctgagtctatagtggagtcacgaggaattaataaggtagtgagattatttgttataaataaactcacggtaacttattgaagcttgagttcatggatctatggtcttcatgtcatctcttatcaaaataaaccaagtagtcttaaataattaatttaattattaattataaaaatatcatattgactaggtcaatgaaaataaataatattaaattatttattgatattttgtgagaaaagaaatagaaaaaaaatttgaggtttttattgcaaaaTCTCAAAAATGGAGTGTTATAGTCAATTGGGACAATTTTGTTATTATTGATAAATTGGtagtaatattaataaaatgaattaaataaaggttaaaattataatttgttactgttgacaagtatttaattaattataattattaaataattaaaataaaatgggtaactagaacctattttatgtcctaacTAATTGCTTATATATACTGTTGCTATAGAATGCATTAAGTTATATGAATTTAACAAAGgaaaaattcactactaatattctatatCTAGTCGCTCACTTACTctttcttagttttctctctatgAATTATCTTCTCATGtattgagacttgcccacacaaacactatgttgttttagagaaagacttggaagactgttGTCTTAtttcaaagcggtttggattccttgcaatacctaggaTTCAGCAAGGACAAAAGGTTAGAGAATCCAAAATGTGTGGTCATGGTTCTCATACGCATCTTGTAAGTACTCTAAcaattttattattgtatttacgtATCTCTCTAATAATAttcacatgcttgtatgattttatgctttctactatatatattgttttgaatatatatttatagggaacaTGCTtgtagacttatataaatgacaTCCTACTTATATaccaataaaataaatatatcacaaaaaaaaaacacagatAAATAACTTCTTAAAATATCGTTAAAAGAGGGTCTTATGAAGATTGCAGTATCTAACTATCCTTTGGTTAGACAAtaagtaatttatttattttttttatgaaaatcggTCATGGCATCATTCCCTAAGGATGTGACCAGTATAATTAGTTGTGGTAGAATACCCAAAAGCCAAACAAATGTTGTACTAGTGATAATAAAATTTGTTGTTATACTATATGAAGATTATTCATAATACTAAAAGCGGTTATAAAAATAATCTTTGATGGAGTCAATAATAGGTCTAATACTTACATAGAGAAAGAGAGATTATAGTTATGCATGATGATGGAAAAGATgagtttaaaagtttttttatgtattttgtagCAGTTTAGAAAGTGTTGTCTTTAATCTCTAGTCTGCTAAGAAGATAActatgacagtcagaatcccgtgatccgtaaggagaaagaccgggtaagctgtgcaatcccacaccgcctggggaaggtcaagtgtgatgattctaagactgtgtaggtatgggactgcacagttgaagagggcttaaataaattgatgggtactacctatatcaacaagatgcatcttcttttaggTAGCCCAtctcttgagaactccaaagttaagcgtgcttgacctggagtaatctcaaggtgggtgacctcttgggaagtttttccaagaagcgtgcgagtgaggacaaagcacgctagaaagactcgtgttggtttgtagggctagtcgtcatttcagaaagcagccatagtgacgtggggcgtcacaaatggtatcagagccttgacccagccggaagtgtggccgacggggacattGGGCTTGTAAGGGGGGATGATTGTGACAgcatccgtaaggggaaagaccgggtaagctgtgcaatcccacaccgcctggggaaggtcaagtgtgatgattctaagactgtgtaggtatgagactgcacagttgaagatggcttaaatagattaatgggtactacctatatcaacaagatgcatcttcttttaggTAGTCCAtctcttgagaactccaaagttaagcgtacttgacttggagtaatctcaagatgggtgacctcctgggaagttttcccaagaagcgtgcgagtgaggacaaagcacgctggaaagactcgtgttggtttgtagggctagtcatcattccagaaagcagtcataatgacgtggggcgtcacaataaCAACTCCAAAACATAACCATATTAGCATGGAGTGATATTGTTGCATCGACAAAAGTGTGAGATAATGAATTTCTATTCCTTTTCTTCTTGTTTAAAAAATCTCCTCCCAAGAGATAATTGATGATCACTTGAAGTTTGTGCACTTTATATAGCATCATAATGAGAAGATAACCACCATAtcacttaattaattaattttaaatatatttttgttataaatttACACAATATCTTTACTAATTATTAAACAATAAGATTATATTTCTTCACACATGCTTTTAAGGCAAAACCTAAATAACAAGTATATATAAACATAAAGCGTGTTGGAAAAATTCCTAAGATGTGTAATTACTATCTTGTAATTACACTATATTTTAAAGTACATATATTTAAAAGTCAATTAATAATTACATTTGAATTCATGTTTAACATTACAATTAATAATTACATCTAATTTAAAATGCAATAAAATTGTTATGTTGTTATTGAAGAGTATAATTAGAACTCCTCAATTACCTCCGATTACATAATTGCAATGTAATTATATGACTAAACAAACATGTCTAACCTAGTAATTTCTACTAATAAACCACATATGCactctaatattttttttctttttcataaatTTCCCATAAGCCACATAACAGCTTCATAGCCTTTATTATATCACAAATTATATCCTTGGGTGGTGTAGTCTTTAATTTTCGTGAAGCTAAGTGTGAGTTCTTTCCACACATTAGtctttttttatttgttaatgaACAATTTAAGGAAAAAAGAAACATAGAAGAGTATAAAATCATATATTAATTACAATCTTATTAAGAATAACTTTattatgaaaataattttttaagaCATACATCAAGATGTGCTCTATAACTTTTTGAAGTTACTTATTATGTCAAATAATGCTTGACATAATAAACTTCTATTCATAAAAGTTATTATTATGTCATGCATTGCTAAGTAGTATTAAAAAAAAGCTCATAATAAATAATCTTAGCTAGCATATCATATAATTATTCTCTTTTACTTAGGTACAGCCGCcctttcactctctctctctctttgattATTAACCCTTCGATCAAAGTTGTTGGGTCTGCCTTCGTTGCCTTTGTTGGGTCGAAGCCTCTGTCTCCATTGCCTATATGTTGGAGCTGCTTGAAGAAACCTAAGAGTTAAATAACTGCGACAAACTGAACGTAATTATTTCACAACAAATTACACTTTAATTGATccaactaattaattattttttaaacttaACTTTTACctagtattattttatttttttttaatatttaaattattttttctatttaaaataattaattggcTTAACCAATTAAAGTACAATTTGCACTTTGAATTTGCCATAACCACAtcagcaaaattaaaaaaattataaatataacaaACAAAATAGCATGTTTTCAATTATTTCCTTAATCCAAGGGCATTTTTTCCAAACAAAATAAATTGGAGGCAAGATTATACAAGGACATTTTATATATAAAGAGTAATGATAAATGTACTAAAATATTAAATAACCTGAtgttacaattttatttaatcaattaaatttattttaagcaGAACTTATTGTTTAAAACGCAGTGTCACGTCAATTAGTGTAATATTTTTATACATAATTTTAGTGTATATACCATTGTTCATGTATAAATACTAGTTCAAAGCTAGTGAATTTTGCACATGCCACATAATTAAACATTATCATTTTTACATAAAATGTATCCTACAACAATTTACGCATATATACACACAGATATAGTATATAGAAGTGacataataatttataataagaaaaaaattacatacaGTATCCACgcttatttttgtatatatatatatatatatatattcaacttAACGTATAGGAAGGAACCATAAAAGCACAGAGAGCTTGTTACTTGGATTTCATGGCTTTAGAAAATATTGGGTACGTGGAGGCTGCACTAGGTGGGGCAGCGGTGGTATACTTTCTGATGGTGGTTCACCACTGGTGGCGGGACAGAAACGCCGTGATCATGGCTTGGCCGGTGGTGGGCATGCTGCCGCAGCTTCTTCTAAACGCCTCACTCATACATGATTATGCTaatgaaattttgaagaaaagTGGGGGCACCTTTGTCTTCAAAAACCCTTGGTTTACTGGTGATTCGGATTTCATTATCACTTCTAGTCCATCCAATATTGAACACATCTTGACCTCCAACTTCGCCAATTATCCGAAAGGAGAAGAGTTCAGAGAGGTCTTCGACCCTCTTGGAGATGGGATTTTGAACGTTGATTCAGATCTGTGGAGACTTCAGAGAAAGATGTTTCAGCTGTGGAGCAGACGACACAAAAAATTTGTGTCGTTCATTGCTAAGACTATACACCATAAGCTGGTGGATCATTTCATCCCATTTCTGGATAATCACTCTCAAACAGGACTTCAGGTGACCACATATAtaaatactagatacaaacaacatgtttagttttatttataaaatttattaattatttttattaaatttatattaatgtcatataaatttcaaataaatatcatgttttaattaaataatttatttatttttgtttaagtttatatttgttctaatttttttaatttgggagtgataacaagagattatatattgcatatttaatgtaatattaaatattatacgtggattttaaatttaagtttattgctaatttaaaaaaaaattattgctaattaacagtagattatattatatgtttaatatgatattattctaataagtgagtttaagtgtaagtttaattaaatttaatttaaattataaaacgtatggttttattatttttaaataattattattgtaaaatatctaaaaaaaatattctattttaattatttattatttttaaataattatcatggtaaaatatctcaaaaacatcatattttaatttgtttaattatttattatttttaaataattatcattgtaaaatatctcaaaaatatcatattttaaattttacttaagtttaagtgatgtttacaaactaccgttaaatataaaaatattcggttaaagttaacattaagaaaataaaacaccgttaaaaccaagaatttccgttatctacacacttttatatggaagatatatatatattgttataaaaaaatttaaaatataaaattatatttagagAGTAATTATATATCATAAAAGTTGTGACATTAATTTGTGCAAGCACATGTAAATTAATTtcatataaatttacaaaaaaaaaattaagttaaaataaCAGCCAACggataaatttaaatataaaacttTTTTATTATAtacttttgatatatatataggtTGTGTTtgataaaagttttgtttttgaatttttttaaacacaaaaatataattatgggcttgtttgacattgttttctgttttttgtttttaaacttgtgttttcagaaatgaacacagaaaataatttttgtagttttcaataAACAACAGGTGTtcggttaatgttttctaaaaataattttttagttttatttttttttaaatcttaaattaaaaattaataaatatatttacaaagagaaaaatcttttaaaagtttgtaataaataataagataaagtaatgtaaaataaaaaatgataaaaaataaagaaagataAAGTAAAGAGAgaaattttgatgaaaaaaattgagaagagaaaatgagagaaagtgatgagagagaaaatgacgagatagaaaaaatgagaatataggaagtgatgagagagaaaataatgagataataagtGATGAGAGGGAAAATAAGGAGAtcataagtgatgagagagaaaatgatgtttGAGAAAGTGAGGAGAGATGAATTAATGAGAGAGAAAGTAACgtaagataataataattaaaaatgttatgtgagaaaaaaaatgacaaaaataaaatttgagaacaactaaaaacaatttttttgttattctcaaaattttctattttttgtaactttgtttttaaaaattgttttctgaaaacaatgtcaAATACCCCTACTtgttttcataaaacaatttttaggttttaaaaacaaaaaacagttttttagttaaggagccaaacacactcaattatttttatttttaaaaaataaaaatatgtttggtaactatttttgttttttgtttttaaaatcaaaaaagggtaggtaaccatttggtatcctgtatttttgcaaagtatcatcttggtaccctgtgtttataaataatgctcatttggtaccctgcattttgaaatcgtacatatttggtaccctaaactcaactttaattaataaaattttactaatttaatcaaattactctcAATCATACGAGTTACAAATTATATAAAACTAttgacagtttggtcatattgacaaaattttatcaattaggataccaaatatctatgttttcaaaatacggggtaccatataagcattattgaaaacaggaGGTACTAGaacgatactttgcaaaaacaaagAGTACCGATTAAGTAAATTcccaagaaaaaataataaatgcgtttgataacttatatttttattttttgtttaacaatataaaatgaagATGTTGatttaaagaaaaaagaaaaaataaataaaaagtccaaaactatttaaaaaaaaaaattgaaagtgagaaaattctattttaattaaaaaatttaaaaatagaattaccaaacaaatgtttaattgtcaaatttttaattaattaaataaaaaaaactattttttaattgCACGATGTAGTTAACTACAAAGACGATGTGCtcttttataaaagaaaataaatgttatacgatttttttttatcaattttcttttatttatatttacatttttgtataatattgaaaacaaaaaatcatCTGCGAAGCTTACCAAATTAGATTCTAgctaatgaataattaataattaatattgtttaCATATTAGGTTGACTTGCAAGAATCATTTCAGCGGATGATCACCTTTGACAACGCAATTTTATTGACTATGGGTGTGAACCCAACTTCCCACTGGTTTCAACTCCCTCAAGTTGAGTATCAGAAAGCTTTCGAAGATATGCAAAAGGCTGTGATTCAACGACACATACTGCCCCAGAGTTTTTGGAAGCTGCAAAGGTGGCTAAAAATCGGAGGAGAGGCAAAGCTAGCTAAGGCTCGAAAAATCTTTGACGAATTCATGTTCAGATGCATCTCACTGAAACAAGAACAACTCGCCATGAACAGTATTAATAATactaaagaagaagatgatgatgaagctcACTTTGGTATGCTGTCCATTTATTTGGAAGAAAAGGAGAAGCCCTACTCAACCAAGTTTCTAAAGGACGTGGCCATGGATTTTATGGCGGCATCCAGAGACACATTCAGCTCAAGTCTCACCTGGTTTTTCTGGGTTGTTGCGACTCATCCAACAGTAGAGACCAAAATTATTGAGGAAATGAAACAATATTTAGATCCTCGTAGCACTTCATTTGGTGTAgaggaactgaataagttgatcTATTTGCAAGCTGCAGTGTACGAGACCTTTCGACTCTATCCACCATTACCATTCAATCATAAAACTGCGGATAAGGATGACATTCTTCCAAGTGGTCACCGTGTGAAGAAaaagcaaagggttttgatgtcgTTTTACTCAACTGGGAGGATGGAAGAGATATGGGGCAAGGACTGCTTGGAATTCAAGCCAGAAAGATGGATTACAGAGGAAGGAGGTTTTGTGTACGTACCATCTCACAAGTACCCGATTTTTAATGGTGGACCAAGGACTTGTTTGGGTAAAGACATGACTTTGATTCAAATGAAAGTGGCTGCAATTACTATACTTGCCAAATACTCTTTTCAAGTGGTGGTAGGACATCCTATATCTCCTAGTTTAACTGTCACCATGGGCATGAAAAGTGGGCTCGTGGTTAAGGTTTTAAAAAGATGTAGTTCTTGAAATCGAAAGATGGAACGTAACGtactatataaaaataaataattccaTCCTAGTATTTAACTAGATCTTAAGAGTGAGCTCTCTACTACTAATAAATATTTTACCAGTTAGACTCTCATGTCCATCATGTTTGTACGTGTGCTTTTCATTCCCTTGCATataaaatgtatatataatatcTGTACCAGCAACCTTTGTACGTTACTAATTAATTATTCATCACGCTACACATAAAATATAAACTAAGCTTGAGTAGTTAAATCAACTATTTTTTATGATATTACAAAAAACAACAACCTTATTTGACATATCTCCACTCAGAAATTACTTTACAAGATCTAATTTAGCCCAAATTAAATTTTGTACTAGATCTTAGGTAGTTGGTTACCATGCAATTGGTGTGTTCCTTAATAAGAGCTAGATATAATGTCACGGTAACGCCTACCAATTAAGGATCGATGGGGCAACAACATATAGATGGTGATGATGATACGATAAAAGAGCAATAATTATGACCATTGTAAAGCTACAAACAGCTACCTTCCATACATGGC
It encodes the following:
- the LOC133817235 gene encoding alkane hydroxylase MAH1-like, encoding MALENIGYVEAALGGAAVVYFLMVVHHWWRDRNAVIMAWPVVGMLPQLLLNASLIHDYANEILKKSGGTFVFKNPWFTGDSDFIITSSPSNIEHILTSNFANYPKGEEFREVFDPLGDGILNVDSDLWRLQRKMFQLWSRRHKKFVSFIAKTIHHKLVDHFIPFLDNHSQTGLQVDLQESFQRMITFDNAILLTMGVNPTSHWFQLPQVEYQKAFEDMQKAVIQRHILPQSFWKLQRWLKIGGEAKLAKARKIFDEFMFRCISLKQEQLAMNSINNTKEEDDDEAHFGMLSIYLEEKEKPYSTKFLKDVAMDFMAASRDTFSSSLTWFFWVVATHPTVETKIIEEMKQYLDPRSTSFGVEELNKLIYLQAAVYETFRLYPPLPFNHKTADKDDILPSGHRVKKKQRVLMSFYSTGRMEEIWGKDCLEFKPERWITEEGGFVYVPSHKYPIFNGGPRTCLGKDMTLIQMKVAAITILAKYSFQVVVGHPISPSLTVTMGMKSGLVVKVLKRCSS